GCCGTTTCTTGCTTGCTGTAGACCATTTTCCTCTGCCTCTCGTCGGTGGCCCATGCGGACCGCATCACGGCCCGCGCGGTGCGGCAACACCTGCCCAGCCATCGCGTCCGTGAATCACGACGTCATGATGACCCGGCTGTTCTGCCTGCCGCGACCGAAATATCCGGCGGCCTTGTACCGCCTCCCCCGTGGTCGTTGACTTACCTGCTCAGGAACTGCGTTCAGCCTGCTCAGGACCGTCGGCTCAGTGTGCGCCGAACAGCTCCAGCAGCTCTGCCTTGCCGAACATGCGGGCCGTGTCGACGGCTGACGGCGTGCCCGCGGACGGGTCGGCGCCGGCCTCCACGAGGGCCTTGATGACGTCCGTCCCACCCTTGAAGACGGCCCCGGCGAGCGGGGTCTGGCCTCGGTCGTTGATCCGGTCGGCCTCGGCGCCGCGGGCCAGCAGGGCCCGGACGGCCTCGGCGTGGCCGTGGTAGGCGGCGAGCATCACGAGCGAGTCGCCGCGGTCGTTGGTGAGGTTGGCCGGAACGCCCGCGTCGACGTACTCCGCGAGCTCCTCGGTCCGCCCCTGGCGGGCCAGATCGAAGATCTTGGTCGCCAGCTCCACGACCTCGGGGTCGGGGGCTTCAGTCATCGGCCGGACCGCCTCTCGCTACAACCGTTCGGGTGAATCGCCAGCGTACTGGCTCCCCGGACACATGGCCGGTCCCGTCGACGGCAAAGATCACAGAGGGACCCGTTCGACGCAATTCTGCTGCTCAGGCAGCGCAGCGGACATTCCGCCACCTGGGGGAAATCAGCCGAATTTCACCTACTTGCACCTTTTATAGTATGGATACATCCTGTGATCCTGGAAGTACTCATGGTGACTGTCCCCACGAACCAGGAGATCTCAAATGATCCTCTCCATCTCAGGCGTCATCCTGCTCGGCGTCATCGTCTTCCTGTTCTTCCGCAAGGACGGACTCAAGGCGTCGCACGCGGTCGTCTCGGCCCTGTTCGGCTTCTACATGGCGAGCACGGCCATCGCGCCGAGCATCAAGGCCGGCGGCGAGAGCCTGGCCAGCCTCCTCGGCGGCATCAAGTTCTGACGCCGCACGTCCCGTCCGTACGCACCTACAGGAGACAGCAGTGGCCCGGCCCCCCCTCCCCCGCATCCTGAGCACAGGCAGCGCGCAGATCGCCCGGAGCCGGGAGCTGGCCCGGACGGCGGCCGACAGCGCCACCGACGTCCTCCAGCCGCTGATCACGATCACCCGCGGCA
This window of the Streptomyces sp. NBC_01275 genome carries:
- a CDS encoding ankyrin repeat domain-containing protein: MTEAPDPEVVELATKIFDLARQGRTEELAEYVDAGVPANLTNDRGDSLVMLAAYHGHAEAVRALLARGAEADRINDRGQTPLAGAVFKGGTDVIKALVEAGADPSAGTPSAVDTARMFGKAELLELFGAH